The following proteins are co-located in the Spirosoma montaniterrae genome:
- a CDS encoding zinc-dependent metalloprotease has translation MKTRLPLLLLFYFILSNVLAQTPPTIATFTAGMSRNPGFLTYYWDAKKGKIWLEISQFNTELLYYPTLAQGIGSNDIGLDRGRLGQEHVVTFQRSGNKVLLIEPNYAYRAISPDPLERRAVEESFAKSVHAGFEIVAEEGDNVLVDLTPFLLQDAVGAVQSIAQIKQGTYKLDPSRCALHLPRTKAFPKNTEFETIITLTGEQPGAYLREVVPTPTAVTMHQHHSFVQLPPLNGTIQSGTIQSGTIQSGPDAYQPRAFDPRIGYGGIEFFDYATPVSQPIMKRYISRHRLQKKNPSAAISEAVNPIVYYMDPGAPEPIRSALMEGAGWWNQAFEAAGFRDAFQVKLLPPDADPMDVRYNLIQWVHRSTRGWSYGMSIIDPRTGEILKGKVTLGSLRVRQDYLIAQGLVGKFDTDSSHVGEMMQMSLDRLRQLAAHEVGHTLGLPHNYLASTQGGGTGTPERFGRASVMDYPTMVAKVKGASIDLSDAYAKGIGIYDKWSIRYGYEQFTPGANEKQELDKIVRDMHSAGLSFLTDQDARPEGSVHPGTHLWDNGANAVDELRRVMDVRRVALTNFTDRKIPAGTPMAMLEDVFVPMYLFHRYQVEAVAKVLGGQSYTNALRGDGQPVVSTVPAAEQNRALDALLATLDPAFLAVPPTVLSLIPPRPFRYDANPREVFKRHTGLAFDPLGPPEAAVGMTLRMLLNPERCARLVRQKSLDGKLPGLNDVFTKLHNALLKTLTAQQPDYAGEIARQTERLYLDQLLKLATNKDIDGSVRATAHEALSQAKAHYSSSATSGSRYDYHRWLIAQYMQFPDRMVSAPAQSPPDGAPIDPGQEWLLPACDWEGR, from the coding sequence ATGAAAACACGTCTCCCACTCCTCTTGCTGTTTTATTTCATCTTATCGAACGTACTTGCTCAAACGCCCCCGACCATTGCCACCTTTACGGCAGGCATGAGCCGCAATCCCGGTTTTCTAACCTACTACTGGGACGCGAAGAAGGGTAAAATATGGCTCGAAATCAGCCAGTTCAACACCGAACTGCTGTATTACCCCACGCTGGCGCAGGGCATTGGCTCCAATGATATTGGCCTCGACCGGGGAAGGCTGGGGCAGGAGCACGTTGTCACGTTTCAGCGCAGCGGCAACAAAGTGTTGCTAATTGAACCAAACTACGCCTACCGCGCCATCAGCCCGGACCCGCTCGAACGCCGGGCGGTCGAAGAATCCTTTGCCAAATCGGTTCATGCGGGTTTCGAGATTGTAGCCGAAGAAGGCGATAACGTGTTGGTCGATCTGACGCCGTTTCTGCTTCAGGATGCCGTGGGAGCCGTTCAATCCATCGCCCAAATCAAACAGGGTACGTATAAACTCGACCCCAGCCGCTGCGCCCTGCACCTGCCCCGAACAAAGGCATTTCCGAAAAACACAGAATTTGAAACCATTATCACGCTGACCGGCGAACAGCCCGGCGCGTATCTGCGCGAGGTAGTGCCAACGCCCACGGCTGTGACTATGCACCAGCACCACTCCTTCGTACAACTGCCCCCACTTAATGGGACCATCCAGTCCGGGACCATCCAGTCCGGGACCATCCAGTCTGGCCCCGACGCCTACCAGCCCCGCGCGTTCGACCCACGCATCGGTTACGGCGGCATCGAGTTTTTCGATTATGCCACGCCCGTCAGTCAGCCGATTATGAAACGGTATATTTCGCGGCACCGGCTCCAGAAAAAAAATCCGTCGGCGGCTATAAGCGAAGCCGTAAACCCGATTGTGTATTACATGGACCCCGGCGCACCCGAACCCATCCGGTCGGCTCTGATGGAGGGCGCAGGCTGGTGGAATCAGGCGTTCGAAGCTGCCGGTTTCCGCGATGCGTTTCAGGTAAAATTGCTACCGCCCGACGCCGACCCGATGGACGTGCGCTACAACCTGATTCAGTGGGTACATCGGTCTACACGCGGCTGGAGTTATGGCATGAGCATCATCGACCCGCGCACGGGCGAAATTCTGAAAGGTAAAGTCACGCTTGGTTCGCTGCGCGTTCGGCAGGATTACCTGATTGCACAGGGGTTGGTTGGCAAGTTCGATACCGACAGTTCGCATGTGGGTGAGATGATGCAGATGTCGCTCGACCGGCTACGGCAATTGGCGGCTCACGAGGTAGGCCATACGCTCGGCTTGCCGCACAATTATCTGGCAAGTACGCAGGGCGGTGGTACCGGTACGCCGGAGCGGTTTGGACGGGCCTCGGTGATGGACTATCCGACGATGGTGGCGAAGGTGAAAGGTGCCAGCATCGACCTGTCGGATGCTTACGCGAAGGGCATCGGCATCTACGACAAATGGAGCATTCGTTATGGTTATGAGCAGTTTACGCCGGGAGCTAATGAGAAGCAGGAACTTGACAAAATCGTGCGCGATATGCACAGTGCCGGACTGTCGTTTCTGACCGACCAGGACGCGCGGCCCGAAGGTTCGGTTCACCCCGGCACGCACCTCTGGGACAATGGTGCCAACGCCGTTGACGAACTCCGGCGCGTGATGGACGTGCGCCGGGTGGCGTTGACCAATTTTACGGACAGGAAAATTCCGGCAGGAACGCCGATGGCAATGCTCGAAGACGTATTTGTACCGATGTACCTGTTTCACCGCTATCAGGTCGAAGCTGTCGCCAAAGTGCTGGGTGGGCAAAGCTATACAAACGCCCTGCGCGGAGATGGGCAACCTGTGGTTTCAACGGTTCCGGCTGCGGAGCAAAACCGGGCGTTAGACGCACTGCTGGCAACGCTCGACCCGGCGTTTCTGGCCGTGCCGCCAACGGTGCTGTCGTTGATTCCGCCCCGCCCCTTTCGCTACGACGCCAACCCACGCGAAGTGTTCAAACGCCATACGGGGCTGGCTTTCGATCCGCTCGGCCCACCCGAAGCAGCCGTTGGCATGACCCTGCGAATGCTGCTCAACCCCGAACGCTGCGCCCGGTTGGTTCGCCAGAAAAGTCTCGACGGTAAATTACCCGGCCTGAACGACGTATTCACGAAACTGCATAACGCGTTACTCAAAACACTGACTGCGCAACAGCCTGATTACGCGGGCGAAATAGCCCGGCAAACCGAACGGCTTTACCTCGATCAACTGCTTAAACTGGCGACAAATAAAGACATCGATGGCAGCGTTCGGGCAACTGCCCATGAAGCTCTCAGTCAGGCAAAAGCGCACTATAGTAGTTCTGCCACCAGCGGTTCCCGGTACGATTACCACCGCTGGCTTATCGCCCAGTACATGCAGTTCCCCGACCGAATGGTGAGTGCTCCGGCCCAATCGCCCCCCGACGGTGCCCCCATCGATCCCGGTCAGGAATGGCTACTACCCGCCTGCGACTGGGAAGGTCGGTAG
- the sprA gene encoding cell surface protein SprA, with product MVNPYFVHSNLIRSTFPTINRLLFGPNNWLIMGLWLLIGMGTVVAQNQDSTATPARRSTGRRQQPTARQIAADSARADARRRAQARTDSIKQAVQNRTDSIRAVRSANRRPTVNWPDRRATRFSERPSRSPFILRDPKGVSTDFRLSPDGRIGVSERVRTGVSLSGAPTPNNVQGRSDIPSPGIQAPGTTTAPDPLAPGAILPGQLPPGLALPPSRYGLPYRPAETIPYDTYNELQNQAVGQNLWREYGAKRDGQSAVSGRGLIPKLELPPIVDRLFGGSQVDFKPNGFVTLDFGYLYQFIDNPILPVRQRRNGNFLFNEQISINFNGKVGEKLGVLANFDTKASFNFENQLKLNYKPGGNLPAFGTGQGVPGLPNLPNAPNLPGVNGAASGLPQFTPQNENIIQGLEVGNINWAVNSQLIPGVQNLFGIKTQLRFGRLNATVVGSQQRSRKSEIVLRGGTSNRPFEIRADQYDENRHFFLSQFFRATYESSLKTLPQVTSGVNVTRVEVYVTNRTNTTETLRNVVGFQDLAEGNPYSQNNPNLPPFSRNNRTPASNEANGLFSRLTSNATDPFRQVDQTNEALTTRFQLQKGTDYDLLRGAKRLTDREFKLQPELGYISLVTPLRNDEILAVAYEYTYQGRRYKVGELTEDYQARRPEEVLVLKLLKSATLRNNLQLPMWNLMMKNIYSINTAQIARQGFQLRIVYKDDLTGIDNPNLQEGRRLQNRPLVQIFNMDRLNQQLDAQPDGNFDYVENITIDSRFGKIIFPVLEPFGSFLSRQFDPDEEALRAKYVFDQLYRTTLADAQQLADRNKFFLKGSFQSGNGTEVQLPFGVSEQSVQVTAGGVPLMPGQDYVLEGQSGRLRIINESVTNSGREIRISYEQPDLFQNQIRTLIGTRLDYAINRDISVGLTAMHMRETPAGFLTRVALGNEPVNNSIVGVNVNLRKDAPGLTRLIDALPLVQTKELSTIQATAEVAQLFPGTNPRARNESYLDDFEAARTIFDLTRQPVRWRLGATPQQFPQGSFAYPLPFAYNRAQISVYSVDPSIYTTSTPGFAVGLDPEEANQNVYERYFLPQDLFPNRSLRPVQLPEAILDVSYFPSERGMYNYNPNLNPDGTLPNPRRNFGAVTRAIASDIDFDNANVENLTFWLMDPFVGGDAGKVRGNPDNNRNINNTTGGKLVFNLGDISEDVMKDSRYQFENGFPASGVPSSTTATNDREPGTVPTPWGFAPRQQFVTNAFESGGRENQDVGLDGLSSRTGAPTAIAEQQYFQSYLNAIRPRLSGEALAQIERDPSNDDFRFYLGDEADQQRYIVARYKKYMGMENNSPENTSTNQFLTPASSTLPDIEDLNIDNTINDNEAYYEYEIDLRPNRLEVGRNNIVDKVTVPHPTAPGGVVTWYQFRIPVREPTRKIGSINGFKSIRFARMYLTDFAEPVVLRFSQLQMEANQYRKYLGDLNQRGLQEVPEPYDANFTVSAVNVEENGSPQTTTQTGDKYVYTVPPGYVRDRDYTQVNTIELNEQSMRLSVTNLRDGDSRGAFRNTNFDLLFRKRLRMFIHMHNDQNESGQVAAFVRLGTDYTDNYYEIEIPGLRATPPGNQTSDVVWPAENELDIALEELINLKADRNRQLTRRTSLPFSLPSANGRYRLTVVGNPDLSSVQSVMIGVRNPRQSGDGEQPKTFTVWVNELRANGYDQHAGTAAVAAVNMKLADLATITASGRLTTFGFGGVQTRIGERSRDNTLDLGISSAISVDKFLPANWGLRIPLYVNYDSRTIDPHFDPLDPDTPLQTSLSTKPEGADRDNYRQLVQDNTTRRGFNFSNVRKIKTNPNAKSHFWDVENFAFTYAFNDLKRTNILTQEYLQQQYRGGIAYTFSSQPKAFEPFRNKNSFEAPYLRWLKDFNLTLLPSLVSVRTDMDRSFIKTQLRSSDLTTDGITPQFEKYFLFNRYYDLTWNLTRSLVVTYRAQANSIIDEPAGDINTQAKRDSIISSIKQLGRLKNYVQDIRATYRLPLDKIPLLDWIAADAVYGMGYQFQANSFGIADTLGVPFGNTVRNNRERGITGRVDLIRLYNKIRYLRFANTPSPVRKNFARNPGDVEDIQRSESKVLKNFTRALLTVRGINFSYTLQESTILPGFLPTPRFFGVTSDNAPGLGFVLGSQDPTIHYRAAAKGWLTPSTVLNTAFQQTRAHNFNARTTLEPFKDFRMQVEWRLTRSDAYQEFYRPGAIGGPFETQSPVRNGQFAMSFWSFRTAFIGLRDDSSSPIFDRFESYRQHFVERLTRANPETRGRYDVTSQDVLIPAFFAAYSGQPIEKAQLSPFYSFPLPNWRVDYNGLSGLGLIRKNFSAFTLTHSYTSNYSVGNFISNLDYGAAYVNLAVQYDPTRVNVVNQLGQYVPIFAMSTITMSEKFAPMLGVQFQTKNRISGRLEYNQSRDIALSLSNAQVAELSNKDLTASVGFTRQNVRLPFRVNGAYKKLKNDLTFSCNLTLRDTRAIQRKLDAEQIITAGNVNFQLRPQLSYIVNRRLNLNFYFDRTFNDPLVSNSFRRATTAGGVQVRFNLAE from the coding sequence ATGGTGAACCCTTACTTTGTTCACAGTAACTTAATTCGCTCCACGTTCCCTACCATCAACAGACTGCTGTTCGGGCCGAACAACTGGTTGATTATGGGCCTGTGGCTGCTTATTGGTATGGGTACCGTAGTGGCTCAGAATCAGGATTCTACGGCCACCCCCGCCCGGCGCAGCACGGGCCGCCGACAGCAGCCCACCGCCCGGCAGATTGCCGCCGATTCGGCCCGTGCCGATGCCCGCCGACGCGCACAGGCCCGCACCGATTCGATCAAACAGGCCGTTCAGAACCGCACCGACAGCATTCGGGCCGTTCGCTCGGCCAACCGCCGACCCACCGTGAACTGGCCCGACCGCCGGGCTACGCGCTTCTCGGAACGGCCTTCGCGTTCGCCGTTCATTCTACGCGACCCCAAAGGTGTTTCAACTGATTTTCGGCTTAGCCCCGACGGACGTATTGGCGTGAGCGAACGGGTTCGCACGGGCGTGTCGCTGTCGGGTGCGCCAACCCCCAACAATGTACAGGGCCGCAGCGACATTCCATCGCCGGGCATACAGGCACCGGGCACTACAACCGCGCCCGATCCACTCGCACCGGGTGCAATTTTGCCCGGTCAGTTACCGCCCGGTTTGGCCCTGCCCCCATCACGCTACGGATTGCCCTACCGACCCGCCGAAACGATTCCGTATGACACCTACAATGAGCTTCAGAATCAGGCCGTTGGGCAAAATCTCTGGCGCGAATACGGAGCCAAACGCGACGGGCAGAGTGCCGTAAGCGGGCGCGGGCTGATTCCCAAACTCGAACTGCCGCCTATCGTTGACCGGCTGTTTGGCGGGAGTCAGGTCGATTTTAAGCCGAACGGGTTCGTAACGCTCGATTTCGGGTATCTTTATCAGTTTATCGACAACCCGATTTTGCCCGTGCGGCAGCGTCGAAATGGCAACTTTCTGTTTAACGAACAGATTAGTATCAACTTTAACGGTAAGGTTGGCGAGAAGCTGGGCGTACTGGCGAATTTCGATACCAAAGCCAGCTTCAACTTTGAGAACCAGCTCAAGCTAAATTACAAACCCGGCGGCAACCTGCCCGCGTTCGGTACGGGACAGGGCGTACCGGGTCTGCCCAATTTGCCCAACGCGCCGAATTTGCCGGGTGTAAACGGTGCCGCGTCGGGGTTGCCGCAGTTTACGCCCCAGAACGAAAATATCATTCAGGGGCTGGAAGTGGGGAATATCAACTGGGCCGTAAATAGTCAGTTGATTCCGGGTGTGCAAAACCTGTTTGGTATCAAAACGCAGTTGCGTTTCGGGCGGCTTAATGCCACGGTGGTCGGGTCGCAGCAGCGGTCGCGGAAGAGCGAGATTGTGTTGCGGGGCGGCACGTCTAACCGACCCTTCGAGATTCGGGCCGATCAATACGACGAAAACCGGCACTTCTTTCTGTCGCAGTTTTTTAGGGCCACCTACGAGTCGTCGCTGAAAACATTGCCGCAGGTGACGTCGGGTGTGAACGTGACACGGGTGGAGGTGTATGTCACAAACCGTACCAACACCACCGAAACGCTGCGAAACGTGGTGGGTTTTCAGGATTTGGCCGAAGGCAATCCCTACAGCCAGAACAACCCCAATTTACCCCCGTTCTCGCGCAACAACCGGACGCCAGCCAGCAACGAAGCCAACGGCCTGTTCAGTCGCCTGACCAGCAATGCTACCGACCCATTCCGGCAGGTCGACCAGACCAACGAAGCCCTGACAACCCGGTTTCAGCTTCAGAAAGGCACCGATTACGACCTGTTGCGCGGAGCCAAACGCCTGACCGACCGTGAGTTTAAACTTCAACCCGAACTCGGGTATATTTCGCTGGTAACGCCCCTTCGCAACGACGAAATTCTGGCCGTTGCCTACGAGTACACCTATCAGGGCCGACGTTACAAGGTGGGTGAGCTGACCGAAGATTACCAGGCCCGGCGTCCTGAAGAGGTGCTGGTGCTGAAGCTGTTAAAGTCGGCCACATTGCGCAACAATCTCCAGTTGCCGATGTGGAACCTGATGATGAAAAATATTTATTCCATCAACACGGCGCAGATTGCCCGGCAGGGTTTTCAGTTGCGAATCGTTTACAAAGACGACCTGACCGGTATCGACAACCCCAATCTTCAGGAAGGCCGACGGTTGCAGAATCGCCCGCTGGTGCAAATTTTCAATATGGACCGGCTGAACCAACAGCTTGATGCCCAGCCAGATGGTAATTTCGATTATGTCGAAAATATTACGATAGACAGTCGGTTCGGCAAAATCATCTTTCCGGTACTGGAGCCGTTCGGGTCGTTTCTGTCGCGGCAGTTCGATCCCGACGAAGAAGCACTCCGGGCCAAATACGTGTTCGATCAATTGTATCGAACCACGCTGGCCGATGCACAGCAACTGGCCGACCGCAACAAATTTTTCCTGAAAGGCTCGTTTCAGTCGGGCAACGGGACTGAGGTTCAGTTGCCCTTCGGGGTGAGCGAACAGTCGGTTCAGGTAACGGCGGGCGGGGTGCCGCTGATGCCGGGGCAGGACTATGTGCTGGAGGGCCAAAGCGGGCGGCTTCGGATCATCAACGAAAGCGTAACGAATTCAGGTCGCGAAATTCGCATCAGCTACGAACAGCCCGACCTGTTCCAGAACCAGATCAGAACACTGATTGGCACCCGGCTCGACTATGCCATCAACCGCGACATCAGTGTGGGGCTTACGGCCATGCACATGCGCGAAACCCCCGCCGGATTCCTGACCCGTGTGGCCCTCGGCAACGAGCCGGTCAACAACAGCATTGTAGGCGTAAACGTAAACCTGCGCAAAGACGCCCCCGGCCTGACCCGCCTGATCGACGCGCTGCCATTAGTGCAGACCAAAGAACTATCGACCATTCAGGCCACTGCCGAGGTCGCGCAGTTGTTTCCGGGCACGAACCCTCGTGCCCGCAACGAGAGCTACTTAGATGATTTTGAAGCAGCCCGCACTATTTTCGACCTGACGCGCCAACCTGTTCGGTGGCGGTTAGGAGCCACGCCCCAGCAGTTTCCGCAGGGTTCGTTTGCCTATCCGCTGCCGTTTGCCTACAACCGCGCCCAGATTTCGGTGTATTCGGTCGATCCAAGTATTTACACCACCAGCACGCCGGGTTTCGCGGTAGGTCTCGACCCCGAAGAAGCCAACCAAAACGTGTATGAGCGGTATTTTCTGCCGCAGGATTTGTTCCCGAACCGCTCACTACGGCCCGTGCAGTTGCCCGAAGCTATCCTGGATGTATCGTACTTTCCGAGCGAACGCGGGATGTATAACTACAACCCGAATCTTAATCCCGATGGAACGCTGCCCAATCCCCGGCGCAACTTCGGGGCCGTGACGCGGGCCATTGCGTCGGACATCGATTTCGACAATGCCAACGTCGAAAACCTCACGTTCTGGCTTATGGACCCGTTTGTAGGGGGCGATGCCGGAAAAGTGCGCGGCAATCCCGACAACAACCGGAACATTAACAACACCACGGGTGGTAAATTAGTCTTCAACCTCGGCGACATCTCGGAAGATGTCATGAAAGACAGCCGTTACCAGTTCGAAAACGGCTTCCCGGCCAGTGGCGTACCCAGCAGCACTACAGCCACAAACGACCGCGAACCCGGCACTGTGCCTACGCCGTGGGGCTTTGCGCCCCGGCAGCAGTTTGTGACGAATGCGTTTGAGAGTGGCGGGCGTGAAAATCAGGACGTTGGTCTCGACGGGCTGAGCAGCCGGACGGGTGCGCCCACGGCCATTGCCGAACAACAGTACTTTCAGAGTTACCTGAATGCGATTCGTCCGCGCCTGTCGGGCGAAGCACTGGCCCAAATCGAGCGTGACCCCTCGAACGATGATTTCCGGTTTTATTTAGGCGATGAAGCCGATCAGCAGCGGTACATTGTGGCGCGGTACAAGAAGTATATGGGCATGGAAAACAACTCGCCCGAAAACACCTCGACTAACCAGTTTCTGACGCCCGCATCGAGTACCCTGCCCGACATCGAAGACCTGAATATCGACAACACCATCAACGACAACGAAGCCTACTACGAATATGAAATCGACCTGCGGCCCAACCGGCTGGAGGTCGGGCGTAACAACATCGTCGACAAAGTAACGGTGCCGCACCCTACCGCACCGGGCGGGGTAGTAACCTGGTATCAGTTCCGTATCCCGGTTCGGGAGCCGACACGCAAAATAGGTAGCATCAACGGCTTTAAGTCGATTCGGTTTGCGCGGATGTACCTCACCGATTTTGCTGAACCGGTGGTGTTGCGCTTCTCGCAGTTGCAGATGGAAGCCAACCAATACCGCAAATACCTCGGCGACCTGAATCAGCGCGGCTTGCAGGAAGTACCCGAACCTTACGACGCCAACTTTACGGTATCGGCAGTGAACGTAGAAGAAAACGGCAGCCCGCAAACAACGACGCAAACCGGCGATAAATACGTGTACACCGTGCCGCCCGGCTACGTCCGCGACCGCGACTACACGCAGGTGAACACCATCGAACTCAACGAACAGTCGATGCGGCTGAGCGTAACCAACCTGCGCGATGGTGATTCGCGCGGAGCCTTCCGCAACACCAACTTCGACCTGCTGTTTCGCAAGCGGCTGAGAATGTTTATCCACATGCACAACGACCAGAACGAGAGCGGGCAGGTAGCGGCCTTTGTTCGGTTGGGTACGGATTACACCGATAACTACTACGAAATCGAGATTCCGGGACTTCGGGCCACGCCCCCCGGCAACCAGACCTCCGACGTGGTGTGGCCTGCCGAAAACGAACTCGATATTGCGCTCGAAGAATTGATTAACCTGAAAGCCGACCGCAACCGGCAGTTAACCCGGCGCACATCGCTGCCATTTTCGCTGCCTTCGGCTAACGGTCGCTACCGGCTGACAGTGGTGGGCAATCCCGATCTGAGTTCGGTGCAGTCGGTGATGATTGGCGTGCGAAATCCGCGTCAGTCGGGCGATGGCGAACAGCCGAAAACGTTTACCGTGTGGGTGAACGAACTACGCGCCAATGGCTACGATCAGCACGCGGGAACGGCGGCTGTAGCGGCTGTAAACATGAAATTAGCCGATCTGGCTACCATTACGGCGTCGGGGCGGCTTACTACCTTCGGCTTCGGTGGCGTGCAGACGCGCATCGGCGAACGCTCGCGCGACAATACCCTCGATCTGGGCATTTCGTCGGCTATCTCGGTCGATAAATTCCTGCCCGCCAACTGGGGCTTACGCATTCCGCTGTACGTCAACTACGATTCGCGTACTATCGACCCGCACTTCGATCCACTTGATCCTGACACGCCTTTGCAGACGTCGCTCTCGACCAAACCGGAAGGCGCAGATCGCGACAACTACCGGCAGTTGGTGCAGGACAACACCACCCGGCGCGGGTTCAACTTCTCGAATGTGCGGAAGATAAAGACCAACCCAAATGCCAAATCGCACTTCTGGGACGTCGAAAACTTTGCGTTTACCTACGCCTTCAACGACCTGAAGCGGACCAACATTCTGACGCAGGAATACCTGCAACAACAGTACCGGGGCGGCATTGCCTACACCTTCAGCAGTCAGCCGAAAGCGTTCGAGCCGTTTCGTAACAAAAACAGTTTCGAGGCTCCGTACCTGCGCTGGCTGAAAGATTTTAACCTGACGTTGCTGCCTTCGTTGGTCAGCGTTCGGACCGATATGGACCGCAGTTTTATCAAAACCCAACTGCGGTCGTCTGACCTGACTACTGACGGCATTACGCCCCAGTTTGAAAAGTATTTCCTGTTCAACCGCTATTACGACCTGACCTGGAACCTCACGCGCAGTTTGGTGGTCACGTACCGCGCTCAGGCTAATTCGATCATCGACGAACCGGCGGGCGACATCAATACACAGGCCAAACGCGATTCGATCATCAGCAGCATCAAGCAGTTGGGCCGATTGAAAAACTATGTGCAGGACATTCGGGCTACGTACCGCCTGCCGCTCGACAAAATACCGCTGCTGGACTGGATTGCCGCCGATGCAGTTTATGGCATGGGCTACCAGTTCCAGGCTAACTCGTTCGGTATTGCCGATACGCTGGGTGTGCCGTTTGGCAATACCGTTCGCAACAACCGAGAGCGGGGAATCACGGGTCGTGTCGACCTTATTCGGCTGTACAACAAGATTCGTTATTTACGCTTTGCCAACACGCCATCGCCCGTGCGGAAGAATTTTGCCCGAAACCCCGGCGATGTAGAAGACATTCAGCGCAGCGAAAGCAAAGTGCTGAAAAACTTTACGCGGGCCTTGCTCACCGTGCGCGGTATCAATTTCTCGTACACGTTGCAGGAATCCACGATTCTGCCGGGTTTTTTGCCCACCCCCCGATTCTTCGGCGTTACCTCCGACAACGCGCCGGGTTTGGGCTTCGTGCTGGGCAGTCAGGACCCAACAATTCATTACCGGGCGGCTGCAAAGGGCTGGCTCACACCCAGCACCGTGCTGAATACGGCGTTCCAGCAAACGCGGGCGCACAATTTCAACGCACGTACCACGCTGGAGCCGTTTAAAGATTTTCGAATGCAGGTTGAATGGCGGCTGACCCGCTCCGATGCGTACCAGGAATTTTACCGACCGGGGGCCATTGGCGGGCCATTCGAGACACAATCGCCCGTGCGCAATGGGCAGTTCGCCATGTCGTTCTGGTCGTTCCGAACAGCGTTTATCGGGCTGCGTGACGATAGTTCATCGCCCATTTTCGACCGCTTTGAAAGCTACCGGCAGCACTTTGTCGAAAGACTGACAAGGGCAAATCCTGAAACGCGCGGGCGGTACGACGTAACCTCGCAGGACGTGCTGATTCCGGCGTTTTTCGCGGCCTACAGCGGGCAACCTATTGAAAAAGCGCAGCTATCGCCGTTCTACAGTTTCCCGCTGCCCAACTGGCGCGTTGACTACAACGGGCTGTCGGGGCTGGGGCTGATTCGGAAGAATTTCAGCGCGTTTACGCTCACGCATAGCTACACCTCGAACTACAGCGTCGGTAATTTTATTTCGAACTTAGACTATGGCGCGGCCTACGTGAACTTAGCCGTGCAATACGACCCGACCCGCGTAAACGTGGTGAACCAACTGGGGCAGTATGTACCGATTTTCGCGATGAGTACCATCACCATGTCGGAGAAATTCGCGCCCATGCTGGGGGTTCAGTTTCAGACCAAAAACCGCATCAGCGGGCGGCTCGAATACAACCAAAGCCGCGACATTGCGCTGAGCCTATCAAACGCGCAGGTGGCCGAACTGAGCAACAAAGATCTGACTGCTTCGGTGGGCTTCACGCGGCAGAACGTGCGGTTGCCGTTCCGGGTCAACGGGGCGTATAAGAAACTGAAAAACGACCTTACATTCTCCTGCAACCTGACATTGCGCGATACCCGCGCCATTCAACGCAAGTTAGACGCCGAGCAGATTATTACGGCGGGGAACGTAAACTTCCAGTTGCGGCCCCAACTCAGCTACATCGTCAACCGGCGGCTTAACCTCAATTTCTACTTCGACCGTACCTTCAACGATCCGCTCGTCTCCAATTCGTTCCGCCGGGCCACTACCGCTGGTGGAGTGCAGGTGCGGTTTAACCTTGCCGAGTAG
- the gcvH gene encoding glycine cleavage system protein GcvH codes for MNFPAELSYTQDHEWIRMEADGTAVVGITDFAQHELGDIVFIDVNTIGQTLAKGEVFGSVEAVKTVSDLFLPITGEILELNEAIEKTPELLNSDPYGEGWIIRLKPAEEATDLLTAEAYQELVGA; via the coding sequence ATGAATTTTCCCGCAGAACTGAGTTATACGCAAGATCACGAATGGATTCGGATGGAAGCCGACGGAACCGCCGTTGTTGGCATTACCGATTTCGCACAGCACGAACTGGGCGACATTGTGTTTATTGATGTGAATACAATCGGGCAAACACTGGCAAAAGGTGAAGTTTTCGGGTCGGTAGAAGCCGTTAAAACCGTGTCTGACCTGTTTTTGCCGATTACCGGCGAAATACTGGAACTGAACGAAGCTATCGAAAAAACGCCTGAACTGCTCAATAGCGACCCTTACGGCGAGGGCTGGATTATCCGGCTGAAACCTGCTGAAGAGGCTACTGACCTGCTTACTGCCGAAGCGTATCAGGAACTGGTTGGTGCGTAA